The sequence below is a genomic window from Brachyhypopomus gauderio isolate BG-103 chromosome 5, BGAUD_0.2, whole genome shotgun sequence.
CCCTTTATCAATCACATACCACATATCACTCACATATCTTTTaaaacaacatgtgttgtgaaaagcgctatacaaatatattttatttgattttgatttgatatCTGTACTCGTATTTAGAGTGAAGGAGAAATACCTTTCGGGCGATTGGTTCCTGTGCCTCAGTCAGCCCATACCAACTCACTAACTTATTCCAACCCTCAGTGGGCACAAGGATGTAGTCCAATTCATCAATAAGATGCTCCTTAATGGCAAGTACATCACCATCTAAAAAAACATTCATCAAACAAATACCCGTTAGTCATGTGAATTAGAGCAGAACTTTTTCTACATCTATccgttatttttattatttgcaTTGATTTCAGTCATATTTACGATCAGAATTTGTACTGTAACTTCAATAATGTCTCATCTTTATAGTTTAATTGTTCAAGCCAATTTCGGTTTAAGAAATATGCGTCAGTTCAGACTTTTAGCTGAAATCAGCACAATATTCAAGCATCAGCTAACCTTTAAGGAGGCCTGAATTGTCCACTGGTCCAGGGTAGACGTTCTGATCTCCCATCTGGTACTTATCCCAGCTGTCAAAGCCCACATATTTTTTCCACTGTTTGAACCAATGGCTGTCTATTAAGTACCTGTGAAATATCATCAAAACAAACTTGATTGGTTAACCTGAATAACaaccagggttcccacaccttggttaacatcaaattcaaggacctttcaatgactttccaggaccaacttcctcaaattcaaggactgcacctggcaccatttacctactgttacccctgaatatgttgtcaaaaaacgatgttaattcaatgcaaattcaaaagaccaaATGCCAATTCAagacatgcatcctgaaatgttctgtgcatgacattaagcgctgattaaacgaaaacttaattcacactcaacatgactggcaatttagcagtggacctgtgagaaggtgacattcacgtaaagcggctacacatacgttaactacctacaggaaacactagctttcggtgctgaacaaacaaacaaacaaagatttctctacaggagaatgaccaaacttttgcaaagtaaaagtccCTGTAGAATCAACATAATttaaaatgaacttgtgctggcaaaataatgacacgttgacagtagacaaataataatatcaataatacacatatgcatatacacatacagtacatacataaaacagaggagcaaagccatataatgagattagaactatagatctctagagaaatctggtgtgagatgattctagcattttacaagttttttaatctacttaatgaagagtaatatgaatataattcattcataaagagaaaaaaaggcttttaaccactccacttacttttattttgctaaaagtacgactacatttatggcatcagagaaatccgaACTTTAATTTTTcgcataaagtaaaatggtatcaaaagaatgttaagtttgagattaatcctgtttctagtgtccatgcaaaaactttgtgaatgttgacatgaaaaaacaaatgctcctggaattcatcttctgatttacaAAAGGTACATGAATCCACATAATGTTTAAAtcttatcttatttattattttgaaatgagtctcttttactttagaagatatgggccatttgacaagccattgtggttttataatttgtattaggatgttttgtgaaagaatctctattacatcttttgtctcataccatcagtgataatcttgttattgcACTTGAAGTCAACTAAGTTAGTCATTCACCTTTaacatcgaaacagtcaactctgaatataaaatgacatttttgattaattgaattaatgctaaaggaatcactttgcagactttcttaaaatctttataaaaactatcatatcagatcatatttttcaacaaaggatgagaaatttaaaacattatgacaatctttttcatagcaatcttttgtaaatattgacttcctaccaactgtgccctattaatccttgactgcggtcttcatccatgtgaaatttcaaactccccaaaatattcaaggaccttcaaggacaactgtcttttatgcctgttttcaaaaactgtccagggccttgaacttattttttcagattcacaaactttcaaggatttcaaggacccgtgggaaccctgaacaACATTCTTGGGCACTTGATCTTCATTCTGGGGTTCACACGGACACAGATACCACATCTAAAATGACCCACACCTTTCTCTGAGCAGGTCTCTATCAGCAGTGATGACTGCTACATGTCTCCTTTATTTACTTGGAGTTTGCATACAGCATCATGATCTAAAAGGTATCCAAACCACTCTTGTAAGGAAATCAGGCCAGTGGTTCAAGACTGAGACCTTTGACTCTTGCCTGCCAGAATATCAGTGATTATAACAGTATGTGGTGTACACAGATGTACTGGACATCATGTATGGAAGGAAAGGCGCGTGAACGCGAGCGCGTGACGTTAGAGCCACAGGCCGACTGGCTAACAGTGCCGCTAGCTGCCTGTCAACACGGCCTGTGCcactttatttacagttaaCCTAACGTTTGACAACAGGCGACAAGGACCGCCGGCAGCTATATCGACTCTACGAACGCTTGCGGGCAAGCTCTCACCAAGTATCCCCCTTCCGCAGCTGGGTTTTCAGCAGCGCCGCGACCTCTCCTCTCTGAGTCTCCAGATCAGCCGCTCCGCCCTCCGCCATCTTTCCTTAGACATCTCCCGCTGCATTGTGGGATGGGGAGCGTCACTGGACGTGCCGACGTACGTCAGGCGAACGGACGGCCGTGTTCGGCCAATCACGATTCAGATCGGCCTGCGTCTGTTCTTCAAGCGTCTTGGGGGCAGGATGGCCGCTGAACGCTcggcgtgtttttttttttttttttttttttttttaaatttatttcgGACTGTTTGTTGataagacagaaagaaatagcacacttgagagagagaaaaaaaagacaaaaatcagTTCTACACACAATAGTCTTACTACACAGTCCAAAGAAATAGCTAACTTATGAAcagaaaagagaagaaaatgcTAGAGGGGGGATCAAGACTATAAGAAAACATTAAAAGCAGTACATTCCTCAATGGTTCGAAGTGCCTTTTGTTTAGCTCGGCGTGTTTACAAGAAACGCTTAGAAAAAATACGCCACCTAGAGGTACCAATTATAGTACACGTTATTATCGAGTAATACAGGTAATTCGTGGACATAATCAAGTTATAAGCCCGAATTTTGTCAAGTTTCCAGGAATGTTACCAGTTCATATTTTGAAATAGCCTACACCACacaattttaaaataaaatataaatataatatacatTTAATTTATATAGCAATCTAATAGCTGACCtgtaaaacattttaataaaaaagaaatacaacttGCTTTTGTGAAAATGTTATTATTCGTTTTCATATCCAAGTTCCACCTTACAAAAACATGAATTATCTTTGTTCCCCACACAGAAAAAAGGAAGCAATGCTCTTTGTGGTCCCAAGCCTGTTcagttaaatataatttaattttaatttcattttataGTTCAGCCAAAGTGACTAATGGAGTTCCGTTTGGTGTGACATCAGTGAGCAGCTGGTTCTTTTGGATGACAAAAGCATGGCACTTATTTTTACTCTTTCCACAAAATAAAACGTGTATGAGCAGCTGTGAGATGTTTGTACTCTGCTCTGAAAATGCCCAGGTAATCCAGAGTGGTGTGTAGTGCAAGATTGAGAGTAGTTAAGGACTGCACACTAATGTTAGTGTGAATGGCAATTATCTTTCAAGACTGAAAGATCTTTCACAGCCAGAGAAATACTGGCAGATACACATATGGGATGGCCATGAATTTAACGTGCTGGTTTGTAAATCCAATGAAAGAGTTGCATATCTGAACCGAATGGAGGCAGAAAATACCATGTCCAACTGAGGCTAAATGCTGTCAGAAATGCATCCTGCCCACTGGTTAGGTTAAATGCTTCCATGGCAGGCCAGTCGTGATTAAGGAGAAAGATGGGTGTCAGGAACGCAGGACGCAGTGAAGGACAAAGCAGCACTTGAGAAGGTTCATAAGTGGCAGCTACATTTAAACCTCTGCATCTGTCCTCAATTACATGGAATGAGGATCAGTTATCAGTTAGTAATACATGCGTTGGATCTCCAGGAGAACACGCAGTACTCACTACAGTTTTACCTCTTGAACTACAAAAGGCCTACAATAGATCAGTTAAAGTTATAAAATGATCATTTAATATCAGTTTATCAAAAATGGATTCAGACATTTCTAAAGTAGACATTAACATTCATAACATTACACCAAGGAAGAGATGAAAGAACTAAAGATGCCCCACTCTTTATAAACCATAGAGTCAAGCAGTCCTTGTAAATGATGTAAACGTTTAATATGGGACGAAAAAAAATGATGGTATGACTCTCCCAGATTTGAGCCTGACATTTAACTACACAGTCATGGTTTAATTTTAAACCTAGTGTGCTGGGGTACAGAGTGAAAGCAACGTGAACAGTATTATCATCCAAACACttatattgcactgtaccacaGATAAGTATTTCCAGCAGCCGTTGCTGTACATACAGATCCCCATGGACATTATACACCCTAAATGCACCTGCTGAGGTCTGATGTTCGAAGCCCCCTCCCCTGGCTAAACCACCTCTTCCTAAGAGGGTTGATGTTCTATTCATGCATTCATACACACCTATACATAGATCCTGACATACACAGATAGCGGCAGGTATTACTGGCCTATGTAAACGTGTATACACTTACTAGTTCTCTCACCACAACAGGACTCAAAAGGTAAGTACATATAACCTGCACAATACAgtcattttaaattaaatatccaCACTGGTAATATTCATATTGGTGATGGGCTACTTTATACCATCCCAGACCTCCTGACTATTTTCATAACTGGTCAAATCTATGGTCATACTTTCATGTATGTTTTTACagtccttcttcttcttcagcaTTGTTTAATGATGATCATGGCAAACTCCAAGAGATTCAACACAATAAGATAATGTCTCAGGACCATGATGTAGCAAAAATTCATTAAGAATACAATAACGTGTAACTGTAGTTCTGTGAAGAACGTTACGAGAGATCTAGCCATAACCTATTGATGTGAATGCCTTTAATAGCAGAGTAAACCATAATGAATTTGCACATTTGATAATGAGAAGAAAAAGCAGGTAAGATTTCTTTTTGGAACAAGCCTTGAATGATTTTGTTGAGTAGCCCAAGACTTGCTGTTGCTGTAGGAGTCATCAGTGCAACTCTTAAACCTCCAGTTGTGCATCAGTAACAGAGAACAGATATGCAGCGTCAGCAACCTCTCCTGAACTCCCCCTCCCACATTTCCCAAAAACTGTCATGCAGAAACACAATCAGGATTCTTTTCCTATGTGGTAGGCCAAGGTCGGTGTTTCATTATTTTTGGAAAGACTATACACAAGAAGATGAACTATTTTAAAGACCAAACGTGTTTCTCAGAACACATACAATAGTCTGAACTATTGAAATCAATGTTTTTATAGCAGCTTAATCTTGATCATTAATCATCAAAATTGCCAAGAGGGtaaccatttttttttttttttttttttttttttttaatgaagttTCATACATTCATGCTGGATTTAGGTTGGTTACTTGtatttttatataattattTCTTCTTCAGTTCTTAAACTTTACTTACAAAATAAATTGTGGTGCTTTTCCGTCATTTGATCAGTCAGGTAGACATTGTTTATAGACATACCAGCATTTGCACATTACGTTATGGTTGGCTAGCTGCAGTAAAGATGGTGTGCTGGAGCATTTGACAGTGTACATAGCCATCCTGTTTCATCAAAGTTACCACAAAGTGGGAGGTTGATTACGGTGTTGCTGGTTTGGCAATGCAATGTTTAATTAAGACAGTGGCAAGCTCACTGAGCCAAGCAGATAGGatgcaattaattttaattacgTTTAAGGTAAACAATGGCCGCTTGAAAACTCAACAGTACTTCACAGTATCAAACACTGCTCTACGAAGTGATGTATTTAGATTCTTCactcatttacatttaatatGAAAATCACTGATACTGTCAGAAGCACAGATCTGAGAGCCATGAGACGAATGCTAGGCTACGTTCCCCAGAGCTCAGGGATAAATGTAGGGCTGAAATCAGTTCAGTACCAAACTCCTTCAGAACGAGGCAATTCAGAGTTCATAAGGTCCCCCCCTCATTTCCAGCTTAAAAAGTTACACATGTGGAGAACAAAGAAAATCTATTACAATCCACCACAAATATCCAAAAATATGTATTTGTAAAATCTCTCACGTTACATATATTATATGCTCAAAAAAACCAATCTGCCTTTGTTTTACTAGGAATAATTTTAATAAAGATGAGCAATGAAAACAGCCACATCAAGTCATGGATTCCTTAAAATCTATTTACATCATAAATATATTATCTACATACAGCTAACTAGGTGCTACGTATCGAGTGGCAACTTGTTTATGCACCAGGAATGGACCAACCAAGGTCGAGTAGATTAGTAATCCTTCTAGGTTGTTGATGATGGGGTGTCCAAAATCAGGTGGGGCATTGTGGGACACCATAGGTTCAAAATTGTATGATCTGTGAGTACAGTTACCATcatgtggtggggggggggggtttattaGGCAGGTTTAAACAACACTGGACAAGCTATaaccagtgtgtgtgctggtaggTTGCTGGTGCACATGTTCATAGCTCATAGAATtggagaaaaaacaaacaaaccatgaGATTTGAGAAGACTGATGTCCGGTTGGCGAGGATGCCTTTTGGACCAACATTTAGGGCAGGGGTGTTCCAATCACAGTTCTCATGTCCTTGGTGGCAAAGTGGCCAATCAGTTATACCAACTGTTCCGTCAGCCAACCATGACTACAAAAGATCTGAATACCATTAGATTATGGTCTATGGTGTCACCATACCCCTGATTAACTTTGGACTCCGGCGCAAGACAGAGAGTCTCCAGTGTACCATTTGACCAGCTGAGTTTCTCTAGTACTCGAGTCGTAGTCCATGAATCCACCCATGCAGACACCCTGACCGACTTTCTGCTCAAGTAAAATCCACCATTCTTGTTGTTTATGGACTGTGGAGTGAAACTGAAATTATGCATCACTGTCCACCAATTAGCAAGAGGGTTCTGGGTCTATACGTTGAGCAGTTGTAGTCCAGAGGCTGTTTGGGCTAGCTGCCCTCCCGAGGCTCTGGCTGAGACAATGTTGATAGGATCTGGGTGCTACAGACAGGGGGCGTCACCACCACGGTCTCCATGCCGACTTTTATGCATGCTCCGCCCACAGCAAGTGTTCCGGCCTTACGGGAGCAGGCGGAGCATATGTAGTCTTCGTTCTCAGCCATCTCGCaagacacaccaacacacacctgatGGAACCACTCATCACATCCGCCATCACACTGAACCCAGTCGACCTGAAACAgcaagagggaaagagagattcAGACATCACTCTTAGGGTTCACAGACCTGAGCAAAAGACTTGTTGACCAGGGGAAGGTAACTTGGCCGGCTAACTAGTCAGCCATTTCTTTCTGACGACATTCATCAATAATGCTACATAAGAACAGGCAACACCAAGGCAGGGTCAAGAAACAGCGCTGTTAGATTTCATTAGTTAGTACAAATTACATGcataacaacaaaacaaacgtgaagGGTGGGGAAAGGGGGGGCTTTCCAAAAACTCAGGGCATCTACATCTACAACTACACAATGCCCACCCTATTTACATGGAAACAATCTCAATTCAATCAAagtaccgtattttctggactatagagcgcacctcaatataagctgcacatacaaagttttttttggaaaatgttgtataagcagcaccgggctaaaagccacatatatctactgaactgaatactgcacatttaactgaactgatcagtttctgaacggtgcctatagcatttcatgtgtgacagttttggctttcagccggtgttgtggcgaattccgactcccctcgtttatccgcataaagacgctacagattatattgtcgatttacgtttctattagtactgtcaattccaggtgccgcgattaaaagtcctcaccaggattttgctcaagcttgctagattttctaattagcaatccagataaaattagtggaatcaacacaatccaggaagcctgagcaaaatcctggtgaggacttttaatcgcggcacctggaattgaccgCACtagtttctatgcataaataagagctagactttaattatccatcacagcaaacggcattatctatgtcctaTAGATATCTATATCCTATGTCCTATGGATATCTATATCcagacacactggctcaagagtgttaattattttaaataaaatacacactggctataccaaagttcacctctgaacacgacttcgcagtattacagcagtattatgtctaaatatctagttaggacaaaactagagtgctcaatgaactaagttatagtcactgtagctcccaaatatcatctgtagcgtctttatgcatgtgcaaacgaggggactagGAATTTGgtacatgttggtttgaaaggATTCATTTGCACACGGTTCCGCGTAACTTGTACTGCTATGAGAATGACCAAAAGCCTCTATTGCAGCCTTAGACTGAGGGAGCACACACTCACCTTGTCCTTGCACGGCCTCTGGCAGTTCTTGGCTGCACACACGGCGTTCTCGTCATTGGAGTCTTCAGCTCCCGACCAATCGTACTTGGAGGGGATGTCCAGgatcttcttctccttcttcttctccaGGGCCTCCTTGGCCAGCTCGGCCTTGGCAGCCGCCgccctctccttcctcttcctctccttctcctccttggCCAGGCGCTTGGTCAGCTGCTTCAGCTCGCGCGACTTGTCCGGGCTGAACTTCAGCTTCTTCTTCTTGGGCTTGCCGCCCGCCTCCAGGACGCGCTTGACGTCTTTACACTTGGGCCGCCCCTCCATGCCGGCGGCGGCCAGCAGCAGCTGCTGCTGCTCGGCTCTCTCcagcttcctcttcctcttcctctccgcGTCCTTCACCTTCAGCTTCATGGGCTTCTCCAGGAGGGGCTCCTCGGACTGGGGAGCGGAGGAAACAACAGAGTGAGACGGAGAAGGAGATCTAAACATCTGGATGATGTTCAGAATACCGCAAACATGTCACGTGGAAGTAAATAAATGGACAGAATAAGGAAACTTCAGACGTGTGCATGAGGAAAGAACGGAAGTGTCAAATGAACTGCATGGCAGACTGAACAAACACACTCCGGCGGCCCCCTGTGGGTCGGGACGGGTAGTGGCGCGCCGCCTGCCGCCCTCACCTCCATGACCTGCAGGAAGCGCTCCTCGGAGGGCGGGTGTGTGGCCTGCAGGATCCTCCAGATGTGCTGTGTCTCGTCCAGAGAGACCTCCAGCAGGTCCCCCTCCATCATCAGCCCCTCCAGCTGGGCCTTGGCCGACGGGGACAGCTCCAGCACCGGCGGCTCCAGGCTGCGGGGCACCAGCGGCGTCTTTCTGGGCTGCTTGCGCGGGGTGCTttggtctgggggggggggggggggggggggggggttacagaAGAGAGGACATGAACCGTAGTACGACAACAGCTCTGGTAGGATCAACAACTAAAGCCATCCAGTCACTAGAGGTGCAAGATTTATTGCTGTCTTCTTTCAAACGTGGTAAGATATTTTTTAGCTAAACACGTCTAAATGTCGGATATAAGTTGTGGATCGTAAAGTGCAGTAAATTGCGCTGTACTCTGGGGGCAGGACTTGGACGCGGAGGAGTAGGCGTGTTCTGCGCAGAACGAGGGCGTTACTGGCCACATGTGACTGACGACCTCTTCCGACTTCACAGGGATCTCCTCATCACAGAATAAGTAGGGCTTCAACTCCCCAGAATCCTAGAGGAAGGGACAGAAGATCCACTTACACCAACCAGCACCTCTTACTCAAACACTAAGATGGCATGACCCTGAAATGTATTCCAACTTTCCACATAACTCTACTAAATATCTTTcttcccctcccccccacaGGCCCATCGAGAACACCACCTTCACGTCGTAGCCGTAAGTCTCTCTGATGTCCTCGTCCGAGTCGGTCTCCTCGTCGTCGTAGTCCAGGGAGGGTCGGGGAGAGGTGGCCCTGCTGAAGCCTGCCTGCTGGAACGTCTGGATGTGGCCCTGAGAGGACGGAGAACACAACAGCTCCGGTTACCGGGGCCCAGAGGGCCTAGCGGCAGAGGGTCAGACCTCTTAATGGGCAAGTTTAGGGGAACTACGGTAGGAGAGAAGAAGAGTGGCGTCCTCACCTGCAGGTCGGGGTTGGCGGCGGCCTTCTGCAGCTCAGCGTTGATGATCTTCTCGGTCTTCTCGCGGGCCGCCAGCTCCACCATGCGCTGGCTGAGCACGGACAGCTTGGCCAGGGCGGACGAGAGCTCGTCGGTGGCCAGCGCCTGGCGGGCGCGGTCCTGCCAGCTCATGGCGCGCTCGGTCAAGCACTGCAGGGCCTCTCCCTCGGGCAGCCGCACCGGCAGCTTCTGCAGGGACACCAGCAGCGACAGGATGGTCTCCAGGCGGGGCCGGCGGGAGCGCTGGCACAGCGGGCACAGGAACTTGGCGTCCTTGCTGCCCCCCTGCCAGCCGGCCGCCAGCCGCTTCTGCGAGCCCGTCTTGGGGAGCGGCACGCAGGCGCCGTGGAACCAGTCCTTGCACAGCTCGCACTGCAGCATGAAGCTCACGGCCGTCTTGCGGCACAGGCAGAACTTGACCTCCTCGATGCGGTCGGCCATGGCCATCTTGGCCAGGTTGGCGGAGCGGAGCGAGTGGATGGCCTCCACCTCCTGGCGCTCCTTGGCCTTGAAGGCGGCGACCACCGCGGCCGGCTCGCGCGCCTCCTCGCCTCCCTCGTCCAGGTCGCTCAGGCCGTCCAGCTCCCCGCCGCAGCGCTCCTTCTCCAGGAGCTCCTTGGCCCGTTTGCGTTTGCTCCGGCCCGCGCCGTACACGCCGATGTCCATGCGGGGGCTCAGCACCTGCACGAGCAAACCCACTGCattacacaccatacacacacacacacacacacacacaaacacacccccacaaacacaccatacactacacacacacacacacacacacacacacacacacacacacccatcacatacactatacacacacacacacacacactacacaaacacaaaaacacaccatacactatacacacaaacacaaaaacacaccatacactatacacacaaacacaaaaacacaccatacactatacacacacacacatacacacacacacacacacacacacacacacacacacacacacacaggtctgacCTGTAGcagggtgtaggtggagttctTCTTGAGGAAGGTGCGAGCCGTCCTCTCCCTCCAGGCCCGGGCCGAGGCCACCTGGGACTCCACCTGGGGCAGGGCGTCCAGACGCACGGGGATGGAGCGGCCCCTGGCCAACAGCGCCTCCAGCTGGTCCAGGTAGGCGTAGTTGCTGCCGTTCTGGCGTAACGCAGAAAGCAAACGGGCCGTTAGTGCTACAGAGAGCCCCATCTCCTGGATCGCGATACGCTTCTTCCGCTCGCGCACACGGGCCTGTGACCACGGACCTGGGAGATCCGATTTACCTGGATGGCCTCCACTCTTGCCGTCCACTCCGTGGCTTTGTGGAGAGCTTCTCGAAGCGCCAACACATTAGGCAGGTAGGCAGGAATGTTCTTGGCCTCTATGACGATGCTTTCAAGGGTGACCATACTGTGGCGTGGTCTGAGATCACAGGGAAACATCAAATGCCGTTAATCTCCGGATGTCATATTAACTGGCTCCACGCTGCAGACACTGGATTCAGTTTACAATAcaacctctccctgtctcaaaAACAGTACTGACAGGACCTCTGATATCGACCCTGGATGCAAACTGTAAAAAACATTGATCTGCCATAACGCCAGTATAGGAGGTCTGCCTGATGGATCTGGGAGGTGGTCACCTGGCCTGCAGACACGCCCGAGCCTTGTCCTCCCAGCGCTCGGACACGGTGAGGATCTCCTGCAGCTCGCCCATGGCCTTCTCCACGGCGTGGTGGGGGGCCAGGCCCACGCCAGAGTCGATGAGGCGCTTCATGAGCTCCAGCGTGACCCTCTGGGGCTCCTGCAGGGCCAGGCGCACCTCGTCCAGCCAGCGAGCCTGCTGAAGCTCCTGCTTCAGACGGGGCAGCTCGGGCAGTTCCACGTCCAGCCCGCCGCCCAGGTCCACCAGGGACTGCAGCTTGGCCGAGTCGGGCGTCTCGTCGGCCAGGGCCACCTGCGCCCGCTCGTGAAAGTCCTCCACGTTCTCCAGCAGCTCCTGGAGAGGAGAGACGAGCTGAGTGCGTGTGTCTCTTTGGCTttaaagaggaggaggacggaggGCTTACTTTGACCTGCCGTGCCTGACTGATGACGCAGGGCAGCCGAAACAGCTGCTCCACGAACGCCTTCAGCTCCTCCACCGTCAGCTTGGTGCGCGTGCGGCCGCTCTCCGGACGCTCCCGCCTGCGAGATCAACACGTCGGGTCAAACGAGTCGGATCAAATAATCTCGAACTAACCTTCCACCTCTCAGCCAAGTCAAAAAGTGCAGATTACATTTTTAACACCATGAGAACTGTTTTCTGGTCGAATGCATCCTAATGCATGAATGAAGGGATTAAGGGATTGGGTCGGCTGGGCTGCTGGATTACGAACTTGGTTCTGTGCTTGTGGCTGAGCAGCAGCTGGGCCACGGAGGAGCAGGTATCCGCCTCCTTCACCATCTCACGCAGCTTGCGGAACAGAGCGTTCTCTGGGTACTTCCTGTCCTCAGCATCCTCCAGCAGAACCTTCAGCTCGATCAGATCTGTGAGAAGCAACAGGGAGGGATGAGGATGTGGAATAGTctacctgtgtatgtgtgtgtgtgtgtgtgtgtgagagaatatTGACCTTTCTTGTTCTTGTGGTCAGCTCCCATGGCATCCGTGACTCTCTTGGCCCAGGTGTCATAGGACTGTGCGCGTGACTTCACCCCATAGAGCATCGCAGGGAACTCATCCTGATCATACCTGAACCTGCAACGTCCACACAGTTTGGATTTTACACCGCAGTTCTTCAGGGGTGTcacgcgagaaaaaaaaaaaaaaggtgttACAGTGGCGATAACCCTGTACGCAAGTCCCACCTGAGGCACTTGTTAGCGAGAGGGCAGTCGCACAGCTCGGCGGCATGGTACAGACACACCAGACGCTCGGGGCTGCACGGGCATGTCAGCGCCGACAGGAAGCAGGTGGTTTTACATCGGCAGCACTGCCGCTCGTCGTCGGGGACCAGCTCAAAC
It includes:
- the kdm5a gene encoding lysine-specific demethylase 5A isoform X3; amino-acid sequence: MSAYAEFVPPPECPVFEPSWEDFSDPLGFINKIRPIAEQTGICKIRPPQDWQPPFGCDVRNFRFTPRVQRLNELEALTRVKLNFLDQIAKFWELQGSKLRFPHVERKILDLYLLSKIVSAEGGFEAVCKQKRWSKIASRMGLPSGKGIGSLLRSHFERILYPYELFQSGASLSLQGIHQLYQESDETEDVDEGIEGGCEEEEEDEEEKQREKEGKDQDGLGDRPQNKDHLLPERRSRRLKSERENKEPKSLQIFGSSPAVVGLEIVPADDGFIKKQRYLKAQEFAIKMRPRKETLEVNFIDLYMCMSCGRGDEEDRLLLCDGCDDSYHTFCLIPPLQDVPKGDWRCPKCVAEECSKPREAFGFEQAVREYTLQSFGEMADHFKSDYFNMPVHMVPTELVEKEFWRLVSSIEEDVIVEYGADISSKDVGSGFPVRDGKRRLLGDEEDYANSGWNLNNMPVLEQSVLAHINADISGMKVPWLYVGMCFSSFCWHIEDHWSYSINYLHWGEPKTWYGVPAHAAEQLEAVMKKLAPELFDSQPDLLHQLVTIMNPNVLMEHGVPVFRTNQCAGEFVVTFPRAYHSGFNQGYNFAEAVNFCTADWLPLGRQCVAHYRRLQRHCVFSHEELLCKMAADPESLDVELAAAVHKELGELMEEESRLRQAVEDMGVPCSKQEVFELVPDDERQCCRCKTTCFLSALTCPCSPERLVCLYHAAELCDCPLANKCLRFRYDQDEFPAMLYGVKSRAQSYDTWAKRVTDAMGADHKNKKDLIELKVLLEDAEDRKYPENALFRKLREMVKEADTCSSVAQLLLSHKHRTKRERPESGRTRTKLTVEELKAFVEQLFRLPCVISQARQVKELLENVEDFHERAQVALADETPDSAKLQSLVDLGGGLDVELPELPRLKQELQQARWLDEVRLALQEPQRVTLELMKRLIDSGVGLAPHHAVEKAMGELQEILTVSERWEDKARACLQARPRHSMVTLESIVIEAKNIPAYLPNVLALREALHKATEWTARVEAIQNGSNYAYLDQLEALLARGRSIPVRLDALPQVESQVASARAWRERTARTFLKKNSTYTLLQVLSPRMDIGVYGAGRSKRKRAKELLEKERCGGELDGLSDLDEGGEEAREPAAVVAAFKAKERQEVEAIHSLRSANLAKMAMADRIEEVKFCLCRKTAVSFMLQCELCKDWFHGACVPLPKTGSQKRLAAGWQGGSKDAKFLCPLCQRSRRPRLETILSLLVSLQKLPVRLPEGEALQCLTERAMSWQDRARQALATDELSSALAKLSVLSQRMVELAAREKTEKIINAELQKAAANPDLQGHIQTFQQAGFSRATSPRPSLDYDDEETDSDEDIRETYGYDVKDSGELKPYLFCDEEIPVKSEEVVSHMWPVTPSFCAEHAYSSASKSCPQNQSTPRKQPRKTPLVPRSLEPPVLELSPSAKAQLEGLMMEGDLLEVSLDETQHIWRILQATHPPSEERFLQVMESEEPLLEKPMKLKVKDAERKRKRKLERAEQQQLLLAAAGMEGRPKCKDVKRVLEAGGKPKKKKLKFSPDKSRELKQLTKRLAKEEKERKRKERAAAAKAELAKEALEKKKEKKILDIPSKYDWSGAEDSNDENAVCAAKNCQRPCKDKVDWVQCDGGCDEWFHQVCVGVSCEMAENEDYICSACSRKAGTLAVGGACIKVGMETVVVTPPVCSTQILSTLSQPEPREGS